In the Limanda limanda chromosome 1, fLimLim1.1, whole genome shotgun sequence genome, one interval contains:
- the fam3c gene encoding protein FAM3C: MVRAAGVLKLAALVTAFLFAVFLTFQLLETNMDFDLSSIMLRAQPANDVPTKPSVVRHKCGISKSCPPKHFAFKMASGAASVVGPKMCLEDKILMSAVKNNVGRGLNIALVDAKTGQGGKTASFDLWAGDVAPFIKFLNEIEDGTIVLIASFDDSSTKLTVEARKLIADLGSSEIHNLGFRDNWIFVGGKGIKTKSPFEQHLKNNAETNKFEGWPEVLEMEGCIPQRQD, translated from the exons ATGGTCCGGGCGGCAG GTGTTCTGAAGCTGGCAGCGCTCGTCACGGCCTTCCTCTTCGCTGTCTTCCTCACTTTTCAGCTGCTGGAGACGAACATGGACTTTGATCTGAGCAGCATAATGT TAAGAGCTCAGCCAGCGAATGATGTCC caaCAAAGCCAAGTGTTGTCAGGCACAAGTGCGGCATCTCCAAGTCGTGCCCACCCAAACACTTTGCCTTCAAGATGGCGAGCGGGGCAGCCAGCGTGGTCGGGCCTAAAATGTGCCTGGAGGACAAAAT ACTGATGAGCGCCGTGAAGAACAATGTAGGGAGAGGACTCAACATCGCCCTCGTTGATG CGAAAACGGGGCAGGGAGGCAAGACGGCGAGCTTTGATTTGTGGGCAGGAG ATGTGGCTCCCTTCATCAAATTCCTGAATGAAATTGAAGACGGGACAATCGTGTTGATTGCTTCTTTTGACGACAGCTCAACAAA ACTTACTGTTGAAGCCAGGAAACTAATAGCTGATCTGGGCAGCTCGGAAATTCATAACTTGGGCTTCCGCGATAACTGGATCTTTGTAGGAGGGAAAGGCATCAAAACCAAGAGTCCGTTTGAGCAg CATTTAAAGAACAATGCGGAGACCAACAAATTTGAGGGCTGGCCCGAGGTGCTGGAGATGGAAGGCTGCATACCACAGAGACAAGACTGA